A region of the Anaerolineales bacterium genome:
GCAGACGTGGGGCTGGGAGGCCGGTCCCGGCGCAATTCCGGGAAAGGTGCCCGAACTTGTCCCGAGCGCCTGTCCCGAGCGAAGCGAAGGAAAGCGAAGGAAAGCGGCGGGAGGGCGGATGAGGGGGAGTCTGAGCAGTTAAACAAAACAATTCGTTAGGAAAAAAGTCATTAATAATGTTCAACACCTTCCTGTATTCTCCCGTCCCCGCGAGATCATTTTCCTTTTTGCCTTGCTTCCGAGTTGTGTATCATGCAATTCAACCAATCCTGTATCAATGGATCCCGCAACCACAATATCGTCCACGCCTTTCGGCCTTTTTTACAATACTGGAAAAACCCCTTCCCCTGAACGTACGGCCTCGCATAAAGCGACCCCTACCATGCGTACGGGAGTCCTCCACACATCAGCCCCTCTTCGCCGAAAATCTTGGTTGCGGTCACTGATCAAGGGGTGTATACGCTTCCCTTAAATACCTAAACCCTTGGCGAAAAGGGGGCCGACAATCGTCTGCTTGCAATTTGTTCCGGCTGTTGTCAACATCAACTTTTTCTCTTTTCCGCTTTGTGCCCTTTGTGCCTTTTGTGGCTTTTTCATCCCTTACGCGGGATGATGAATACCCCGCAGCCTGCCCCCACGGAGCAACTATGTTTCCGAGTAATTCGTGAATATGGGCGGTCACGGAATGGGGGACTTGCCGCGTAGTTCTTGGTTTTTTCGGTCCTGGATACCGCGCGGGAATTCATTTTTCCGCTTTCGCCGCTTCCCACAGCGCGTCCATTTCCTCGAGGGTCATCTCTTTCAGCGGCTTGCCGAGCCGGGCCGCGCCCGCCTCCACCCGCCCGAAGCGCTGGCGGAAGCGGGCGTTGGATTCGCGCAAGGCGGATTCGGGATTCAGCTTAAGCCAGCGCGCCAGGTTGACGAGGGCGAAGAACACGTCCCCCAGCTCGTGCTCGCGCTCCGCCTCGTCCCGCGCGTTCGCCAATTCCTCGAGTTCCTCGGCCACCTTGGCCTTCACCCCCTCGATCGCCGGCCAATCGAACCCGACCCGCGCCGCGCGCTTCTGGTAGCTGACGGCCTGCTCGAGCGCGGGCAGCGCGGGCGGCACGCCGTTGAACAATCCTTTTCCGGCTTTCTCTTTTTCGCCGCGTTCCGCGGCCTTGATCTGCTCCCAATTCGTAAGCACCTGGCCGACTCCGTCGACCTTCTCCCCGCCGAAGACGTGCGGGTGGCGGCGGTGGATCTTTTCGTCGACCCCGGCCACCACGTCGGCCATGCGGAAATCGCCCGCCTCGGTCGCGATCTGCGCGTGAAGGAGGATCTGCAGCAGCAAGTCGCCGAATTCCTCGGCCATCCCCCGCGCATCCCCGCGGTCGATCGCCTCGAGGACCTCGTAGGCCTCCTCGAGCAGGTTGCCCCGCAGCGAGCGGTGGGTTTGCTCGCGGTCCCACGGGCAGCCGTCCGGCGCCCGCAGGCGCGCGATCGTCTCCTGGAATTCCTCGAAGGCCCCGGAGCGGGGCGGAATGTAAAGCGTCGTCAGGTGGGCGATCCGCCCGCTGCGGTCGATTTGATGCAGCGGCAGTTCCTCCACCGACCGGTCCCGCGTCCCCGCCGCGTGGATCAGCTTCACCGGATGCTCCTCCGGATACTGGTTCATCAGCGTCAGTTTGACTTCCCCGGCCAGCGTGCGCGAATACAGCTGGGCCGCGAGCGCATGGGCGGAAGGCGGGAACGGCGGGTGGTGCCGCGCGGCAAGTTCGACCGCGTCGGAAACGTGCAGCCCGTCCAGCGCGTCCACGCCCAGCACGCCGAGCGCGGGTTCGACGAACGACAGCCCCTCAAGGACCCGCACCCCCAGGCCGCCGGCCTTCGCTCCCGCCAGGATGCGCGCCACGGTGGATTCGCCGACCCGCGGACTGCCGGGCACCGCGTAGGTCACGCCCTCCGGCCGCCGGGCGAGGCGCAGGATTTCGGCCGCGATCGTTTCGTAGACCGCGGTGAAATCGTCCTCCCGCTCGTAGATCGAATCCATCGGCTTCCAGGCGACCTGCGGCAGTTCCTCCACCGCCGGGTGGCGCGCGGTGCGGACCCACACTTCCGGCGCGGCGGCGAGCGCCGCGTACACCTCCTGTGTGACCAGCCCCTTCCCCCCCGGTCCCAGCCCGACGATGACGATTTTAACCGGCATACGGTTCCTCCAAAAACTTCTTTCACCGCGGAGACGCAGAGGACGCGGAGAAATCTCCTCCCCTTTTACTGCTCTTCAATTACTCTGCGTTCTCAGCGTCTCTGCGGTGATTGGTTTGTTAAAGACCAAGCCGGGGCAAGTGTACCCCGGCTGATGAAAAGCGAATAGGAATGCGGCCCGCGGAAAAGCTACCGCTTGGTGTAAGTGGGCGCCTTGCGGGCCCGCTTGAGGCCCGGTTTCTTGCGCTCCTTCATTCGGTCGTCGCGGGTGAGCAGACCTTCCTTGCGCAGCGTGGGGCGGAGGGTTTCGTCCATCTTCACCAGCGCGCGGGCCACGCCCTGCCGCACGGCTTCGGTCTGCCCGGTCACACCGCCGCCCGACACGAGCGCGCTGACCGTCAGTTGGTTCTCCCGTCCCGCCGCCCGGAGCGCCGAAAAGGCGCGCTCAAGGTCGCCCACGCGGGTGAAAAACTCTTTGGCTTCTTTGCCGTTCACGGTCAGCGCGTTGCCGTCCGGAATGATCCGCACGCGGGCGGTGCTTTCCTTGCGCCTTCCGACGCCTTCGAAATATTTGGTCGCCATCGGTCGGTCCCTTCCTTACGCCAGCGGCTTGGGGTGCTGGCTCCCGTGTTTGTGTTCGGCTCCGGCATACACCTTGAGCCACTTGATGATGGATTTGCCGCGTTTGTTGTGCGGCAGCATGCCCCACACCGCGGCGCGGATCACCCGGTCCGGATGCTTGGCGAGCTGGTCGCGAAGCGAAATGCTTTTCATCCCGCCCGGATACCCGGAATGGTGGTAGTAGATCTTGTCCGTCAGCTTCTTGCCGGTGACTCGGATCTTTCCGGCGTTGATGACGATCACGCCGTCGCCGACGGGGACGCCCGGGGTGAAGGTCGGTTTGTGCTTGCCCAGCAGGACGGTCGCCACCTTGCTGGCCAGCCGGCCGAGCACTTCGCCTTCGGCGTCGATGACGTACCATTCCCGTTTAAGATCGGATGCTTTCGGGATGAATGTTTTTTCCACTTTGGTTCTCTCCAAATCTTCTTTTGTCCGGCCCGCCCTCACCCCTGTAAAAAACCGAAAGCGCGCCGTTTTTCCGCCTTCCCTCGTCCGGCATACGCCGGGAGAGGGATCAGAGGGCAAGGGGGCCGGGATACTCGATCCGCATCAGGCATAACCCACTCGCCGCCGCGGGGGCCGCGGCCCTTCCCCGAGGGGGGCGTTCCAGCAAACCGGCGACCGCCGTTTGCTCGCGGCGGCCGAGGCCGATCTGCAGCAGCGTCCCCGTGATCCTGCGCACCATGCGGAATAAAAACGAATCCGCTTCGATCCAGAATTCCAATTCGTCGCCGCTGCGCCGCCACTCCGCCCGCAGAACCGTTCGCACCGTGTGCGAGCCTTTGCGCGGGGCGCTGCCGAAGGCGCCGAAATCGTGCCTGCCCGGGAGCGCCCGCGCCGCCGCCGCCATCCGCTCCAGATCCGGCTCCGGCCACACCCGCAACGCGTACCGCTCCCGCAAAGGGTCGGGCCACGGCGTGAGGATCGCCCGGTAGCGGTAGCAGCGCCGCAGGGCGCCGTAGCGCGGATGGAAATCCGGCTCCGCCCTGCTCAGCGCCGGACAGGCGACATCGTCCGGCAGGAGCGCGTTGAGCGCCCTCTGCAATACCTCCGGCGGATGGCGCCATTCCAGGTCGAAGGCGATCACCTGCCCGGCCGCGTGTACGCCGGCGTCGGTCCGTCCTCCGGAGAGCAGGGTTTGCCCGCGCCAGCCGAGGGCCGCCAGCGCGGAGCGCAGTTCGCCTTCCACCGTGCGGAAATCCGGCTGGGCCTGGAACCCCCGGAAGGCGGTTCCATCGTAGGCGATCGTAGCCTGGTAACGTCCCACGTTCGGCCTCCCGGGCGGGGAGGGTTACTCGACGAACTCCAGCAGAACCATTTCGGCCGCATCCCCCTTGCGCTGCCCCAGGCGCAGTACGCGGGTGTAGCCGCCGTTGGTTTTTTCGTAGCGCGGGGCGATGTCGTCGAACAGCCGCTTGACCATGGCGGGGCTGGCAAGGCGCGCGGCCGCCACCCGGCGGGCATGGACCATCTTCTGGTCTCCGCCGGCGATCCCGCGCTTGGCGAGGGTGACCAGCTTCTCCAACTCGCCGCGCACCGCCAACGCTTTAGCGCGCGTGGTGTGGATCCGTTCGTGCTCCAGGATCTCGTTGATCAGGGTCCGCCGCAGCGAAGTTCGGTGTCCGCTGGAGCGGCCGAGTTTTTTTCCGGCAATCTGGTGTCGCATATCTGACTACTCCATCTGAGGTTCGCGGGGGGCTTCCGCTGGTTCGGTTTCCGGACCGCGCAGGAATCCCTTCTCGCGCAGTTTCTCCCGCAGTTCGTCGAGGCTTTTTTCGCCGAAGTTGCGGATGGAAAGCACGGCGTCTTCGCCCTTGTTCAGCAGCTCGAGAACCTCGCCGACGGTGGTGATCCCGGTGCGCTTGAGAGAGTTGAACACCCGCACCGAAAGGTCGAGCTGTTCGATCGGCGTCTCGAGGATTTCGCTCGAGATCTTCGGCGCCACGGCTTCGGTCGTGCCGATGGTCAGGCTTTCCTCGCTCACCCCGGCCAAGTCGCGCAGGTGGGCGATCAGGATCCGCGCGCTTTGGCTGAGCGCCTCTTCCGGCCGGATCGTCCCGTCGGTCCAGACTTCGATGACCAGGCGGTCGTAATTGGTGTCCTGCCCGACCCGGGAGCGTTCCACGTCGAAATTCACCCGGCGCACGGGCGAGAAGATCGCGTCCACCGGCAATTCGCCGATCGGCATCCGGCCGCGTTCGTCGGAGGGCGAGTACCCGCGCCCCTTCTGGACCGTGAATTCCACGTCGAGCTTGGTTTTCGGATCGTCGACCGTGAACAGGTAGAGGTCCGGGTTGACCACTTCCACCTCCGGCGGCGGTACGACGTCGGCCGCGGTGACGGTGCCTTCGCCGCTCACCTCCAGGCGCAGCCGCGCCGTCTCTCCGGAGACCATCCGCAGCCGCATCTGCTTGATCTGCAGCAGGAGCTGGGTGACGTCTTCCTTAATCCCGGGAATGCTGGAAAATTCGTGCGACACGTCGGAAATCCGCACCGAGGTGACGCTGGCGCCCTCCAGCGAGGAAAGCAGCACCCGGCGCAGGGCGTTGCCGAGCGTGATCCCGTATCCGCTTTCCAGCGGGCTGAGCACGAAGCGCGCGTAATTCTGCGAGACGGCGTCGCGCTCGATCTTGGGCATGACCATGTTGGTGGATATGCTCACGTCGATTCTCTCCTCCGGCGCACCCTGTGGAACCGCGCGCCGAACGACGAACCATGTCCGCCCGCGACGGGGCGGTCGATGAGGCTTACCGCGAGTAGAACTCGACGATCAGCTGTTCGTTCAGTCGGATGTCGCTCAGCTCGTGCCGTTCGGGAAGCTTGGCGATCGAGCCCGAAAGCTTCTCCAAATCCCGGTTGATCCAGGTCGGCACGGTCCGGTTCTCCGAAGCTTCGGCCAGCCCCTTGAAATAGGTCCGGTTGCGGGAGCCGTCGCGGACTGCGATCAAGTCGCCCGGCCGCAGTACCACCGAGGGGACGTCGGTCCTCCTCCCGTTGACGTTGAAGTGCCCGTGGGTGACGAGAGTCCGGGCCTTGGCCCGGCTTTCGGCGAATCCCATCCGGAAGACGACGTTGTCGAGCCGGCTTTCGAGGATCTGCAGCAGATTCAAGCCGGTCATGCCGCGCTTCTTGAGCGCCTCCTGGTAGTAGCGCCGGAACTGCGCCTCGAGGATCCCGTACACCCGCCGCGCCTTCTGCTTCTCGCGCAGCTGGCGGGCGTAGTCGGAAAGCCTCTGGCGCTTGAACTGCGCCTCTTTGCCGTGCTGGCCCGGGGCAAATCCGCGCCGGTCGAAGGCGCACTTCCCCCCCAGGCAACGCTCGCCCTTTAAGAAGAGTTTATCGCCCTCGCGCCGGCATTGCTTGCAAGCCGGTCCAATTCTCTTCGACATGCTGTTTTCCTTCCTTGGCCCGGAAACCCCGCCCGGCGGGGAATTCGGCCGATGAACAACGGTCTAGACCCGGCGCTTCTTCGGTGGACGGCATCCGTTGTGCGGAACGGGGGTGACGTCCCGGATCGAGCGGACTTTCAACCCCGCCCCTTGGATCGCGCGGATGGCGGCCTCGCGGCCCGGCCCCGGCCCGTTGATGAACAGATCGATTTCCTGCATGCCCATATCCTGCGCCGCTTTGGCCGCCTGCTGGGCGGCCATCCGGGCGGCAAAGGGCGTGCTCTTCCGGGAACCCTTGAATCCGGAGGTTCCCGCGCTGGCCCACGAGACGGTGTTGCCCTGCCCGTCCGTCACCGTGACGATGGTGTTGTTGAAGGAAGCGTAAACGTGCGCCTGTCCGTAGGCGACCGACCGCTTGCCTTTCTTGCTGCCGGCGCGCGAGGCGCCGCGAGTGGTTCCTGTTCCTGCCATATTCCCTCACTGCCGAAAACGAACCGATGGATCCGGATGAATGAGTGCGGCGGAAATCCTCCCAGCCGCGGGAGGGGAAGGATCCCCGAGGGATTTCCCGCACGGCCTCTCCCCTTCCCCCCCGCCCCTTCCCCCTCTCCTGGCATAAGCCAGGAGAGGGGGAAGGGGTGCAGGGGTTAGGGGGTGAGGATTATTTCTTCTTCGCTCCGCGCCTGCGTCCGCGCCCGGCGACGGTCTTCTTCGGGCCTTTGCGCGTGCGGGAATTCGTTCGGGTCC
Encoded here:
- a CDS encoding DNA-directed RNA polymerase subunit alpha, with product MSISTNMVMPKIERDAVSQNYARFVLSPLESGYGITLGNALRRVLLSSLEGASVTSVRISDVSHEFSSIPGIKEDVTQLLLQIKQMRLRMVSGETARLRLEVSGEGTVTAADVVPPPEVEVVNPDLYLFTVDDPKTKLDVEFTVQKGRGYSPSDERGRMPIGELPVDAIFSPVRRVNFDVERSRVGQDTNYDRLVIEVWTDGTIRPEEALSQSARILIAHLRDLAGVSEESLTIGTTEAVAPKISSEILETPIEQLDLSVRVFNSLKRTGITTVGEVLELLNKGEDAVLSIRNFGEKSLDELREKLREKGFLRGPETEPAEAPREPQME
- the rpsD gene encoding 30S ribosomal protein S4, with the protein product MSKRIGPACKQCRREGDKLFLKGERCLGGKCAFDRRGFAPGQHGKEAQFKRQRLSDYARQLREKQKARRVYGILEAQFRRYYQEALKKRGMTGLNLLQILESRLDNVVFRMGFAESRAKARTLVTHGHFNVNGRRTDVPSVVLRPGDLIAVRDGSRNRTYFKGLAEASENRTVPTWINRDLEKLSGSIAKLPERHELSDIRLNEQLIVEFYSR
- the rpsI gene encoding 30S ribosomal protein S9; this encodes MATKYFEGVGRRKESTARVRIIPDGNALTVNGKEAKEFFTRVGDLERAFSALRAAGRENQLTVSALVSGGGVTGQTEAVRQGVARALVKMDETLRPTLRKEGLLTRDDRMKERKKPGLKRARKAPTYTKR
- the rplM gene encoding 50S ribosomal protein L13, with the protein product MEKTFIPKASDLKREWYVIDAEGEVLGRLASKVATVLLGKHKPTFTPGVPVGDGVIVINAGKIRVTGKKLTDKIYYHHSGYPGGMKSISLRDQLAKHPDRVIRAAVWGMLPHNKRGKSIIKWLKVYAGAEHKHGSQHPKPLA
- the mazG gene encoding nucleoside triphosphate pyrophosphohydrolase, translated to MPVKIVIVGLGPGGKGLVTQEVYAALAAAPEVWVRTARHPAVEELPQVAWKPMDSIYEREDDFTAVYETIAAEILRLARRPEGVTYAVPGSPRVGESTVARILAGAKAGGLGVRVLEGLSFVEPALGVLGVDALDGLHVSDAVELAARHHPPFPPSAHALAAQLYSRTLAGEVKLTLMNQYPEEHPVKLIHAAGTRDRSVEELPLHQIDRSGRIAHLTTLYIPPRSGAFEEFQETIARLRAPDGCPWDREQTHRSLRGNLLEEAYEVLEAIDRGDARGMAEEFGDLLLQILLHAQIATEAGDFRMADVVAGVDEKIHRRHPHVFGGEKVDGVGQVLTNWEQIKAAERGEKEKAGKGLFNGVPPALPALEQAVSYQKRAARVGFDWPAIEGVKAKVAEELEELANARDEAEREHELGDVFFALVNLARWLKLNPESALRESNARFRQRFGRVEAGAARLGKPLKEMTLEEMDALWEAAKAEK
- the rplQ gene encoding 50S ribosomal protein L17; amino-acid sequence: MRHQIAGKKLGRSSGHRTSLRRTLINEILEHERIHTTRAKALAVRGELEKLVTLAKRGIAGGDQKMVHARRVAAARLASPAMVKRLFDDIAPRYEKTNGGYTRVLRLGQRKGDAAEMVLLEFVE
- the truA gene encoding tRNA pseudouridine(38-40) synthase TruA, whose translation is MGRYQATIAYDGTAFRGFQAQPDFRTVEGELRSALAALGWRGQTLLSGGRTDAGVHAAGQVIAFDLEWRHPPEVLQRALNALLPDDVACPALSRAEPDFHPRYGALRRCYRYRAILTPWPDPLRERYALRVWPEPDLERMAAAARALPGRHDFGAFGSAPRKGSHTVRTVLRAEWRRSGDELEFWIEADSFLFRMVRRITGTLLQIGLGRREQTAVAGLLERPPRGRAAAPAAASGLCLMRIEYPGPLAL
- the rpsK gene encoding 30S ribosomal protein S11, with amino-acid sequence MAGTGTTRGASRAGSKKGKRSVAYGQAHVYASFNNTIVTVTDGQGNTVSWASAGTSGFKGSRKSTPFAARMAAQQAAKAAQDMGMQEIDLFINGPGPGREAAIRAIQGAGLKVRSIRDVTPVPHNGCRPPKKRRV